In the Candidatus Methanoperedens sp. genome, one interval contains:
- a CDS encoding DUF1646 domain-containing protein, producing the protein MSFEFSSTVAGGLLAIFLIVLLGPFLIKKIEHNLEVFLFSMGVLAVTVNSFFLKVSPGAESGVEGTLPNWNFHLIEKALVDPVEISLAVLFAGLIFHYGRGHIRALMQRILARIPLKIVVFAVIVVLGLLSSVITAIIAALLLVEIISALKLNRKTMVNLTIIACFAIGLGAALTPIGEPLSTIVIKTKMKESFFYLFDLLGKYIIPGVLAFGIVGVFFASKKEVPTDDAVVTDDVHERINDVLIRAAKVYVFVMALVLLGTGFTPIIEWYVTKMAGEALYWVNMVSAILDNATLAAAEVDPSMIIPGAPDPAIKIKSVLMGLLVSGGMLIPGNIPNIIAANKLGITSKEWARLGVPLGLVAMLVYFIILYAPNYI; encoded by the coding sequence ATGAGCTTTGAATTCAGCTCAACAGTTGCAGGCGGATTATTGGCAATTTTCCTTATTGTCCTGCTTGGCCCATTTCTGATCAAAAAAATCGAACATAACCTTGAGGTATTCCTTTTCTCAATGGGTGTTCTGGCAGTAACAGTAAACTCCTTCTTCCTGAAAGTATCACCCGGCGCCGAATCCGGGGTTGAGGGAACTTTGCCTAACTGGAACTTTCATCTGATCGAAAAAGCACTTGTCGATCCTGTTGAAATATCGCTTGCTGTGTTATTTGCAGGGCTTATTTTCCATTATGGGCGAGGGCACATACGCGCCTTAATGCAGAGAATACTGGCAAGAATACCGCTTAAGATTGTGGTATTTGCAGTAATCGTGGTTCTCGGTCTGCTTTCAAGTGTTATCACTGCCATCATTGCTGCGCTTCTGCTTGTTGAGATAATTAGCGCATTGAAGCTTAATCGTAAGACAATGGTAAATCTGACAATAATCGCCTGCTTTGCAATTGGCCTTGGCGCCGCACTTACTCCTATCGGTGAACCACTTTCTACAATAGTTATAAAGACAAAGATGAAGGAAAGTTTCTTCTATCTTTTCGATTTGCTTGGAAAATATATAATACCAGGAGTCCTGGCGTTCGGCATAGTAGGTGTTTTCTTCGCTTCTAAAAAAGAAGTACCCACAGATGATGCCGTAGTTACAGATGATGTTCACGAAAGAATAAACGATGTGCTTATCAGGGCAGCAAAGGTGTATGTGTTCGTAATGGCCCTTGTTCTTCTCGGAACTGGCTTTACACCGATCATTGAATGGTATGTAACAAAAATGGCAGGTGAAGCTCTTTACTGGGTGAATATGGTATCAGCTATCCTTGATAATGCTACTCTTGCGGCTGCCGAAGTCGATCCTTCCATGATTATCCCTGGCGCACCCGACCCGGCGATCAAGATCAAAAGTGTCTTGATGGGATTGCTTGTATCAGGCGGTATGCTCATCCCAGGAAATATACCCAATATTATAGCTGCCAACAAGCTTGGGATTACAAGCAAGGAATGGGCAAGGCTTGGGGTTCCTCTGGGTCTTGTAGCGATGCTGGTATATTTCATAATACTCTATGCGCCGAATTATATCTGA
- a CDS encoding CBS domain-containing protein — translation MKQVQRWTLLSILIGIISGFGAILFYLGLDIVSNYVLGSIGGYYPPLPDGETSLFNHPATGVKWLLFLLPAAGGLIAGIIIHTYSPEAQGHGTDAVIDAYNNKRGFIRKRVPLTKAITSMITIGSGGSSGSEGPITQIGAGFGSTLATFFKLSDRDRRIMVICGMAAGIGSIFKAPLGGSIFAIEVLYKRDMETEGLVPAFISSTIAYSIFSSFFGWGGVFTTPDFKFTTPTELIFYGILGILSAATAILFVIIFYGLRDRIFKPMKIKSYLKPAIGGLLVGIMAMFFPQVLGIGYGWVQITMNGNLVRMSIAVMMVLVILKILATSFTLSSGGSGGVFAPSLVIGAMIGGAFGQIMNLIFPDIISQPGAYVVVGMGAMLAGVAKVPIAAIVMISEMTGNYNLLAPLMVASTLAYVLSGKWTIYEKQVDNRASSPAHRREMTVDILGRAKVEDAMSINIVTIKSSVSIHEVLDLIHKYGYTGFPVVDDNKLVGIITFEDAEKVSPDARKTTTAKEVMSTKLIVVKPEDSLESALLKLLNSKIGRLLVVENDDAAKLVGLVTKLDIIKAHANLSSIRNNTI, via the coding sequence CTGAAACAGGTCCAGAGATGGACTTTATTGAGTATTCTTATAGGTATTATTTCAGGTTTCGGGGCAATTTTGTTCTATCTTGGATTGGACATAGTTTCAAATTATGTTCTTGGAAGTATAGGCGGTTATTATCCCCCTTTACCTGATGGAGAAACTTCATTATTCAATCACCCTGCAACAGGAGTAAAATGGCTTCTTTTCTTATTGCCGGCAGCTGGCGGATTAATTGCAGGCATTATAATCCATACTTACTCCCCGGAGGCGCAGGGGCATGGCACTGATGCCGTTATTGATGCTTATAATAATAAACGAGGTTTTATCAGGAAAAGAGTTCCGCTCACCAAAGCGATTACATCAATGATAACCATCGGCTCCGGGGGGAGCTCGGGAAGTGAAGGGCCTATCACCCAGATAGGTGCTGGTTTTGGTTCTACGCTTGCCACATTTTTTAAATTGAGCGACCGTGACAGGAGAATAATGGTCATCTGTGGTATGGCGGCAGGTATTGGCAGCATATTCAAAGCGCCTCTTGGAGGATCAATATTCGCAATAGAAGTACTCTATAAGAGGGACATGGAAACAGAGGGTCTTGTTCCTGCATTCATCTCATCTACAATCGCATATTCCATATTTTCATCTTTCTTTGGCTGGGGAGGCGTATTTACGACTCCGGATTTTAAATTTACAACGCCCACGGAACTCATATTTTATGGCATTCTCGGTATCCTGAGCGCCGCAACAGCAATATTATTTGTGATCATTTTCTATGGCTTGCGAGATCGTATTTTCAAGCCCATGAAAATTAAATCATATCTCAAACCAGCTATCGGTGGACTACTTGTAGGAATCATGGCAATGTTTTTCCCACAAGTCCTGGGGATAGGTTACGGATGGGTCCAGATAACAATGAACGGTAATCTTGTAAGGATGTCAATAGCTGTCATGATGGTACTTGTTATTTTAAAAATTCTTGCAACCTCATTTACATTATCATCTGGCGGAAGCGGCGGTGTTTTTGCACCTTCCCTTGTCATAGGTGCAATGATAGGAGGGGCTTTTGGCCAGATAATGAACCTTATATTCCCGGATATCATTTCCCAACCTGGCGCTTATGTTGTCGTGGGAATGGGTGCGATGCTTGCCGGGGTTGCAAAAGTTCCCATAGCAGCGATCGTGATGATATCAGAGATGACGGGGAATTATAACCTGCTTGCTCCGCTGATGGTAGCATCGACCCTGGCTTATGTCCTATCAGGCAAATGGACGATTTACGAAAAACAGGTAGATAACCGTGCTTCTTCCCCCGCGCACAGGAGGGAGATGACGGTGGATATACTCGGGCGGGCTAAAGTGGAAGATGCAATGAGCATAAATATTGTTACCATCAAATCATCTGTGAGCATCCACGAAGTGCTTGATCTCATACATAAATACGGTTACACTGGTTTTCCAGTCGTTGATGATAACAAACTTGTGGGTATAATCACATTTGAGGATGCAGAGAAAGTATCGCCGGATGCAAGAAAAACAACTACAGCAAAAGAGGTTATGTCAACAAAACTTATAGTGGTAAAACCGGAAGATTCACTTGAGTCTGCTCTTTTGAAACTTCTCAATAGTAAGATCGGACGATTACTTGTAGTGGAAAACGATGATGCTGCAAAACTCGTCGGGCTTGTTACAAAATTAGATATTATAAAGGCTCATGCAAATTTGAGTTCAATTAGAAATAATACCATATAG
- a CDS encoding tetrahydromethanopterin S-methyltransferase subunit D, whose product MVDISLLSPEIMMDILLIAISGTLICIGVHFVPVGGAPAAMAQATGIGTGTVELAAGSGLVGLITGAYMYANVENAPMALVLAAGAVGSMIMISSAMIAATLIYAYGVGVPFSSAQVKKDPITGDSQDIYMSKGTQGQGIPTVCFVSGVIGAALGGIGGALIYYVLVGIYGQLISATSAAAVAGVFTMGVFYVNAVVPSYGVGGTIEGFHDPKFRRVLPKDALTSFIVSLVLGVVAILISTGM is encoded by the coding sequence ATGGTAGATATTTCATTACTCTCTCCCGAAATAATGATGGACATTCTATTAATAGCCATCAGCGGCACTCTTATTTGTATAGGTGTGCACTTTGTACCAGTGGGAGGCGCCCCGGCGGCAATGGCACAGGCTACTGGAATAGGAACAGGCACCGTGGAACTCGCAGCAGGTTCAGGGCTTGTCGGCCTGATAACAGGGGCTTATATGTATGCAAATGTTGAGAACGCGCCAATGGCTTTAGTACTGGCTGCGGGAGCAGTTGGCTCCATGATAATGATATCAAGTGCAATGATAGCTGCCACTTTAATATATGCCTATGGCGTTGGAGTGCCTTTTTCTTCGGCACAGGTAAAAAAAGATCCGATAACAGGAGACAGCCAGGACATATATATGTCTAAAGGGACCCAGGGACAGGGAATTCCAACCGTATGTTTTGTCAGTGGAGTAATCGGGGCTGCGCTTGGCGGCATTGGAGGGGCGCTCATATATTATGTTCTTGTTGGAATATACGGTCAATTGATCAGTGCAACAAGCGCCGCCGCAGTTGCGGGTGTATTTACCATGGGTGTTTTCTATGTTAATGCAGTTGTCCCATCTTATGGCGTAGGCGGAACAATAGAAGGATTCCATGACCCCAAATTCAGGCGCGTTCTTCCAAAAGATGCCCTGACAAGCTTTATTGTGAGCCTTGTCCTTGGTGTCGTAGCAATATTAATTTCAACGGGAATGTAA
- a CDS encoding universal stress protein, with protein sequence MFEKVLFPTDFSEYAQKTLECIGEIPGIKELMLLHVVDATHPSKRGWTHGPHIENTKILMGEKKEYLNSLGLKVQTKLDVITEGDVSRVILETAEKEKVSLIVMGARGKSPIKDFLLGSTSANVVRHAKTSLLIMRYKLVKDLEGVKHEKFCPMIFSKVLLPTDFSEFAGDTVSFIKNIKEIKDIDLLNVVSKGETEEEIEENVNEAKKRLVDIKEEIGQAGFMVKDHVRVGNVPEEIISTAEDENVSLIAMSPHGKGWIRELLVGSTTCAVVRRANRPVLVVRAK encoded by the coding sequence ATGTTCGAAAAAGTTTTATTTCCAACAGATTTTTCAGAGTATGCACAGAAGACCCTTGAGTGCATTGGTGAGATTCCCGGTATAAAAGAATTGATGCTTTTGCATGTAGTTGATGCGACGCATCCTTCAAAGCGAGGATGGACACATGGACCGCATATCGAGAATACAAAAATTCTCATGGGAGAGAAAAAAGAATACCTCAATAGTCTCGGTTTGAAAGTACAGACAAAACTGGATGTGATAACAGAAGGTGATGTATCCAGAGTGATCCTGGAAACGGCGGAAAAAGAAAAAGTTTCTTTGATCGTAATGGGAGCACGTGGAAAAAGCCCAATAAAGGATTTTCTTCTTGGAAGCACCTCTGCAAACGTAGTGCGTCATGCAAAGACCAGCCTTCTGATCATGCGCTATAAACTGGTGAAAGACTTAGAAGGAGTAAAACATGAAAAATTCTGCCCGATGATTTTCTCAAAAGTGCTTTTACCGACTGATTTTTCTGAATTTGCAGGGGACACGGTCTCTTTTATAAAAAATATAAAAGAGATTAAAGACATTGATCTCCTGAATGTAGTTAGCAAAGGTGAAACTGAGGAAGAAATAGAAGAAAATGTTAATGAGGCCAAAAAAAGGCTTGTTGATATCAAAGAGGAGATTGGACAGGCAGGTTTTATGGTGAAGGATCACGTTAGAGTTGGGAATGTTCCGGAGGAAATAATCTCAACAGCAGAGGATGAAAATGTATCACTAATAGCGATGAGCCCGCACGGGAAAGGCTGGATCAGGGAATTATTGGTAGGAAGTACAACCTGTGCAGTAGTAAGAAGGGCAAATAGACCTGTTCTGGTAGTGAGAGCGAAGTAA
- a CDS encoding KamA family radical SAM protein yields the protein MKKLLEYDKLKLIETLWEYDPEIFRILKSSNKLHEARNRLFDHLNDLERHLFNVYSDKHFKDKNILERNNAKECIRVFKNVIRTENEDITNYSALNSLYRVAKKKAKSESLDVGFFLEFINLFKGINCESGIYAEKEVPIFLSLSGHTAALERMKTLDEYSSNIENYFLRYKTGMDLIEERKNNKKSILDFFNATDKDWQNYYWHIENIISDIDTLLDLVRLSDNELRGLECARKNCIPFQITPHYLSLFDRENSGKYDHAIRAQVLPSENYCWNYMLSKDNSTNLDFMDEKSTSPIQGITRRYPQILILKPFDSCPQICVYCQRNWEITDIKDAVFSRESMKNALDWISNNKNIKEVLITGGDPLTLDDVSIDWLLSEISGIGHIERIRIGTRIIVTMPQRITGELIEIFDKYYELGRRELCIVTHFEHPTELTPDTLEAIKKIKKLGINMYNQQVFTYYNSKKYESSFLRTVLKKSGIDPYYTFNTKGKDETIDYRVPIARIEQEREEEARFLPGMVRTDEPVFNVPRLGKSYLRSWQDHEVIMIMEDGRRVYRFYPWESKYAFVEPYNYTDVSIFEYLKRLKDDNENVDDYSSIWYYF from the coding sequence ATGAAAAAATTACTGGAATATGATAAATTAAAACTAATAGAAACATTATGGGAATACGACCCTGAAATTTTCAGGATTCTCAAATCAAGCAATAAACTGCATGAAGCACGGAACAGGCTTTTTGATCACCTGAACGATTTAGAAAGGCATCTTTTCAACGTCTATTCTGATAAACATTTTAAAGATAAAAATATTCTTGAGAGAAATAATGCAAAGGAGTGCATAAGGGTTTTTAAAAATGTCATTAGAACAGAAAATGAGGACATTACAAATTATTCCGCTTTGAATTCATTATACAGGGTTGCAAAGAAAAAAGCAAAATCCGAAAGCTTAGATGTTGGTTTTTTCTTAGAATTTATTAATCTTTTCAAAGGTATTAACTGCGAGTCAGGAATATATGCGGAAAAGGAAGTTCCAATATTCTTGAGCCTGAGCGGGCATACTGCTGCACTTGAACGCATGAAAACACTTGACGAGTATTCTTCAAATATTGAAAATTATTTCCTACGGTATAAAACAGGAATGGATCTGATCGAGGAAAGAAAGAATAATAAAAAATCCATCCTGGATTTTTTTAATGCTACTGACAAGGATTGGCAGAATTACTACTGGCATATTGAAAATATAATTTCGGATATTGATACTTTACTGGATCTTGTAAGATTGAGTGATAATGAGTTAAGAGGGCTTGAATGCGCAAGAAAAAACTGCATACCTTTTCAGATCACTCCCCATTATCTCTCGCTTTTTGACAGGGAAAACTCAGGGAAATATGACCATGCAATAAGAGCACAGGTTCTTCCAAGTGAGAATTACTGCTGGAATTATATGCTAAGCAAAGATAATAGCACGAACCTTGATTTTATGGATGAAAAATCCACAAGTCCTATTCAAGGAATAACCCGAAGGTATCCGCAGATACTTATTCTCAAACCCTTTGATTCATGCCCGCAGATATGTGTTTATTGCCAGAGGAACTGGGAAATAACAGATATCAAGGATGCTGTTTTCTCACGGGAGTCAATGAAGAATGCTCTGGATTGGATATCTAATAACAAAAACATAAAAGAAGTACTGATCACTGGCGGAGATCCGTTAACGCTTGATGACGTTTCGATTGATTGGTTATTGTCTGAAATTTCAGGAATCGGCCATATTGAAAGGATCAGGATTGGCACGAGGATCATTGTTACAATGCCTCAAAGGATCACAGGTGAACTCATCGAAATATTTGACAAATACTATGAGTTGGGGAGAAGGGAATTATGCATCGTAACACATTTTGAACATCCGACCGAGCTCACTCCTGATACCCTGGAAGCTATTAAGAAGATCAAGAAACTCGGTATCAACATGTACAACCAGCAGGTTTTTACATATTATAATAGCAAAAAATATGAATCGAGTTTCTTAAGAACAGTATTAAAAAAATCGGGAATTGACCCATATTACACTTTCAATACTAAAGGAAAAGATGAAACAATAGATTATCGTGTACCCATTGCAAGGATAGAACAGGAAAGAGAAGAGGAGGCAAGATTCCTGCCGGGAATGGTGCGAACGGACGAGCCGGTTTTCAATGTCCCGAGGCTTGGGAAATCATATCTTCGCTCATGGCAGGACCATGAGGTAATAATGATCATGGAAGATGGAAGAAGAGTTTACCGTTTCTATCCATGGGAATCTAAATACGCCTTTGTTGAACCGTATAATTATACAGATGTTTCGATCTTTGAGTATCTTAAAAGGTTGAAAGATGATAATGAAAATGTTGATGATTATTCATCTATATGGTATTATTTCTAA
- a CDS encoding mechanosensitive ion channel family protein, producing MVFDISGISTYTIANNSVNDYLISLIIFIVSIVVLRIFKYIILRKLKEIFAKTATEYDDLVVKVIDAFGWPFYVLISTYVAFYFIVIPDGLRTFVYYLIIVLGTYYAIKGVQTLVDYSTHKMIVKKQEEGGDEERGTDTSVIDLLGRLLKSFLWIMATIFIISNLGYNVSTLIAGLGIGGLAIAIALQNILSDIFASFSIYFDKPFQAGDFITFADESGTVKRIGLKSTRIQTLHGEELIVSNKQLIESKVHNHKRMELRRVVFNLGIAYGTPNEKLEKIPVIIKKIIDNIKVIKFDRVHLVKFGDFSLVFEIVYYVKTRDYSKHTDVRHVINMAINEQFSKEGIEIRRN from the coding sequence ATGGTTTTTGATATATCCGGAATTTCGACTTACACTATTGCAAACAATTCAGTGAACGATTATTTAATATCTTTAATTATTTTTATAGTATCCATCGTTGTTTTAAGGATTTTCAAATATATTATCTTGAGAAAACTTAAAGAAATATTTGCTAAAACCGCAACTGAATATGATGATCTTGTTGTAAAAGTTATCGATGCGTTTGGCTGGCCGTTCTATGTATTGATATCCACATATGTCGCTTTTTATTTTATTGTAATACCAGATGGTTTACGGACATTCGTGTATTATCTGATAATAGTTCTTGGTACCTATTATGCAATCAAAGGTGTTCAAACTCTTGTCGATTACAGCACGCATAAAATGATAGTAAAAAAACAGGAAGAAGGTGGTGATGAAGAAAGGGGAACTGACACATCTGTAATAGATCTTCTGGGCAGGCTCCTGAAAAGTTTTTTGTGGATCATGGCAACAATCTTTATTATTTCGAACCTGGGATACAATGTTTCAACCTTAATAGCCGGGCTGGGGATCGGAGGTCTGGCAATTGCCATAGCTTTGCAAAACATTTTAAGTGATATATTTGCCTCTTTTTCTATATATTTTGATAAACCCTTCCAGGCCGGGGATTTCATTACATTTGCAGATGAGAGCGGAACGGTGAAAAGGATAGGATTAAAATCCACACGCATCCAGACACTGCATGGCGAAGAACTGATAGTATCAAACAAGCAATTAATAGAATCAAAGGTGCACAACCATAAGCGAATGGAACTGCGAAGAGTCGTTTTTAATCTTGGTATTGCATACGGAACACCAAATGAAAAACTTGAAAAAATCCCTGTGATAATTAAGAAGATAATTGATAATATCAAGGTGATAAAATTTGACAGAGTTCATTTAGTTAAATTCGGAGATTTCAGCCTGGTTTTTGAAATAGTTTATTATGTGAAAACTCGTGATTACAGTAAACATACGGATGTTCGGCATGTGATAAACATGGCTATAAATGAACAGTTTTCAAAAGAGGGAATTGAGATTCGAAGGAATTGA
- a CDS encoding radical SAM protein, with translation MLTKLLFPPQWIPTQPYLSLPSLTAFLKANNCNVSQIDINASFFDNLLSKKGLQGYYDKAQTKFHELESKKELSSELQKQYAALGSSILFGNYVINSVEDAKNIIKNKEDFYDIEKLFNAFKVLELGLKLASSAYYPSNLTFHSYDMRHSCRKSSDVLEAINDRKENIFIEYFEKYTLQEVLEGNPGLIGISIINISQLIPGLTLANLIKKADPKIHINIGGSVFTRLVDEISQTKDLFSVFDSVIVHEGETALLNLIKHLENEFDIRDIPNLIYKKGPEIIVNRLSSSGEDINLLPTPCFDGLPLDKYLSPELIIPVLSSRGCYWNRCTFCDHGFGYSGKYRPRDVELLFNDIKTLNNKHKTKFFTFQDEGLSTKIIGALSDRIINEKLDISWLADSRFESSFSHELGNKLSYAGCKMLYFGLESASERILKCMDKGIKKENVLKICKFCKESGIWAHLFLIFGFPTETRTEARETMDFILHNSDKIRSLSFGSFQLTKHSKVYENPDNFNISKIYKDDTIDLSLWYDCDISAGLSKKDAEGVIQEFYTKLAHKYPDLPIWSNLDREHLFLYIAHYRESNNKVADLSGLIRAIQNRKKTVNKSIKNDSHPVLNEGVFIGTFSFNLAQIIHSGLRGNGSKRNLQKEKVNILFDIDNNRIFTISDLARDILDKSNGESTISEIIDHIKEKYQIPNIEAESKCNSFLNGLVEKNIITDQKDL, from the coding sequence ATGCTTACAAAATTACTCTTCCCACCCCAGTGGATACCAACACAGCCTTATTTGAGCCTCCCATCGTTAACCGCTTTCTTAAAAGCCAATAACTGCAATGTTTCCCAGATAGACATCAATGCTTCTTTTTTTGATAATCTTCTAAGTAAAAAAGGGCTTCAGGGTTACTATGATAAAGCGCAAACAAAATTTCATGAACTTGAATCAAAAAAAGAATTATCTTCTGAACTCCAGAAACAATACGCTGCTTTGGGTAGTTCTATTCTTTTTGGAAATTACGTTATTAATAGTGTTGAGGATGCTAAAAACATCATAAAAAACAAAGAAGATTTTTATGATATAGAAAAACTATTCAATGCTTTTAAGGTTCTTGAACTTGGACTTAAACTTGCATCATCTGCTTATTATCCTTCAAATCTTACTTTTCATTCGTATGATATGCGGCATTCATGCAGAAAAAGTTCGGATGTTCTTGAAGCTATAAATGACAGGAAAGAAAATATTTTCATTGAATATTTTGAAAAATACACACTTCAGGAAGTACTTGAAGGGAATCCGGGGCTAATAGGTATCTCAATAATAAATATAAGCCAGCTAATACCGGGATTAACACTTGCAAATCTTATTAAAAAAGCCGACCCGAAAATACATATTAATATCGGGGGAAGTGTTTTCACGCGTCTTGTAGATGAAATAAGCCAAACAAAAGATCTTTTTTCTGTGTTTGACAGCGTGATAGTCCATGAGGGAGAGACTGCCCTTTTAAATCTTATCAAACACCTGGAAAATGAATTTGATATCAGGGATATTCCCAATCTAATTTATAAAAAAGGTCCGGAGATCATAGTAAACAGGCTCAGTTCCAGCGGGGAAGACATCAATTTATTACCCACCCCATGCTTTGATGGTCTCCCGCTTGATAAGTATTTATCACCCGAACTTATCATTCCTGTTCTTTCATCAAGAGGGTGTTACTGGAACAGATGCACTTTTTGCGACCACGGGTTTGGTTATTCAGGTAAATACAGGCCAAGGGACGTTGAGCTTCTTTTTAACGACATCAAGACATTGAATAATAAACATAAAACCAAATTTTTTACTTTCCAGGATGAAGGTTTGTCCACAAAAATAATCGGGGCATTATCAGACAGGATAATCAATGAAAAATTGGACATTTCCTGGCTTGCAGATTCAAGATTTGAATCCTCTTTTTCCCACGAACTTGGCAATAAGCTCTCTTATGCAGGTTGTAAGATGCTTTATTTCGGCCTGGAATCAGCCAGCGAGAGGATTCTTAAGTGCATGGATAAAGGAATCAAAAAAGAGAATGTATTGAAAATTTGCAAGTTTTGCAAGGAGTCTGGCATCTGGGCGCACCTTTTCCTGATATTCGGTTTTCCTACTGAAACCCGCACTGAGGCAAGAGAAACCATGGATTTTATTTTGCATAACAGCGACAAGATCCGTTCCCTGTCTTTCGGGAGTTTCCAGCTCACAAAGCATTCAAAAGTATATGAAAATCCTGATAATTTCAACATCTCCAAAATATACAAAGATGATACTATTGACCTGTCTTTATGGTATGATTGCGATATCTCGGCAGGATTATCGAAAAAAGATGCAGAAGGCGTAATTCAGGAATTCTATACAAAACTTGCTCATAAATATCCGGATTTGCCTATCTGGAGCAATCTTGACCGGGAGCATCTTTTCCTGTACATTGCCCATTACAGGGAATCTAATAATAAAGTAGCTGATCTATCCGGATTGATCAGGGCGATACAGAACAGGAAAAAGACCGTGAATAAATCTATAAAAAATGATTCTCACCCTGTCCTGAATGAAGGCGTCTTTATCGGGACTTTCAGTTTTAACCTGGCGCAGATAATCCATTCCGGCCTTAGAGGAAATGGAAGTAAACGAAACCTTCAAAAAGAAAAAGTGAATATTTTATTTGATATAGATAATAACAGGATTTTTACGATTTCTGATCTTGCCAGGGATATCCTGGATAAGAGCAATGGGGAATCAACAATATCTGAAATAATTGATCATATCAAAGAAAAATACCAAATCCCCAATATCGAAGCTGAATCTAAATGTAATAGCTTTTTGAATGGATTGGTAGAAAAAAATATTATCACAGATCAGAAAGATTTATAA
- a CDS encoding MarR family transcriptional regulator translates to MWVLGVERRVVVLKMMHEKRMIQASDIADSTDRSLQNISYAMRELEERGLIQSLTPGKKTWKKFILTDKGTEVFENLKKNNLLANN, encoded by the coding sequence ATGTGGGTATTGGGAGTGGAAAGAAGAGTGGTTGTATTAAAAATGATGCACGAAAAAAGGATGATACAGGCATCCGATATAGCAGATTCGACCGATAGATCATTACAGAACATCAGTTACGCAATGCGGGAACTGGAAGAGCGAGGACTGATCCAGTCACTGACCCCCGGAAAAAAAACCTGGAAAAAGTTTATTTTAACAGATAAAGGAACTGAGGTATTTGAAAACCTCAAGAAAAATAATCTTTTAGCAAATAATTGA